From Papilio machaon chromosome 2, ilPapMach1.1, whole genome shotgun sequence, the proteins below share one genomic window:
- the LOC106714427 gene encoding protein windpipe, with protein sequence MAWLRTSACFLAVSLLVAPILAAVCPESCVCNTTRDGLHRVTCSSLPELYKFTLRQKHHNINILDLSHNNITKLNHELDRLTEVVTLDLSTNGITDLNKFLHNAKKLVHLNLANNRIRKLSLTHLPTSVSSLDLTNNLLQDVPSDLGHLIGLEHLELEGNPLECSCENIIARDRLLAANVFIDNVKCDGPKKLHNRSWLELKTKDICKSAKIENEYLDMMMGDQPIDAIKVGEETTALKSMPLVAINDLEDGKIIHGSVPKEDDDSEQFLKVGHYVTSSPSNDIEGSGEAESTTMSDIIEPVQNQKSYANLLAAEEIIPADNLHTTDDPIEGSGEGSGFYIPESEGPTEKLQETTTAIYEELNPGPVRKIFEEDSSTATSEFPIPPPPSIYEGGADWHSRTNSETVTETVLAATPQIIRDTTVSEQIRVTQAAGVLGQVPSNNENVAPHKTGTYVCIALIVILLVSLIGFAIVKGQMRKRRDRRLLRQQKRDVEKASKEMVDMNKSLLGKPAPVDTPMEKRINGKYELVPTHENYPKKGDNGEIGNGFKPKDSNGIDSPRDSNQNKRSSIDNNLTEDSQLSQQETSFDSEPASPSSKKDTHSLSSEDIFVPINDDENPRLNGNADSDISQPLINGDPINDADYLSPSREYVPVYSPDMGRVRIKMTETPKPKTPVLVTRSRSNAGDIIITPTVDENTRKSTT encoded by the coding sequence ATGGCCTGGCTTCGCACATCCGCTTGTTTCCTGGCGGTATCCCTGCTGGTGGCCCCCATACTTGCCGCAGTCTGTCCAGAAAGTTGCGTCTGCAATACAACTCGCGACGGCCTTCATCGTGTTACATGCAGCAGTCTTCCTGAACTTTATAAATTCACTCTCCGTCAGAAGcatcataatataaatattcttgATCTCTCTCATAATAACATAACGAAGTTAAACCATGAACTAGATCGATTAACAGAAGTTGTTACATTAGACTTATCTACAAATGGTATCACAGATCTGAacaaatttttacacaatGCAAAGAAATTAGTACATCTTAATCTTGCCAATAACAGGATAAGAAAGCTGTCTTTGACACACTTGCCTACAAGTGTGAGTTCATTGGATTTAACAAACAATCTGCTACAAGATGTACCTTCAGACTTAGGACATTTAATCGGTTTGGAACATTTAGAACTTGAGGGCAATCCTTTGGAATGTTCATGCGAAAACATTATAGCTCGTGATCGCCTGCTGGCtgcaaatgtttttatagatAATGTTAAATGTGATGGTCCAAAAAAACTACATAACCGCTCTTGGCTTGAGTTGAAAACAAAGGACATTTGTAAATCTGCTAAAATCGAAAACGAATATTTGGACATGATGATGGGCGATCAACCAATTGATGCTATTAAAGTCGGCGAAGAAACGACTGCATTGAAATCAATGCCCTTGGTGGCAATAAATGACTTGGAAGATGGAAAAATTATTCATGGATCTGTACCAAAAGAGGACGACGATAGCGAACAGTTTTTGAAAGTGGGTCACTATGTTACTTCATCGCCTTCTAATGATATTGAGGGATCTGGAGAAGCTGAAAGCACAACAATGAGCGATATAATTGAACCTGTTCAGAACCAAAAAAGTTATGCAAATTTATTAGCTGCAGAAGAAATAATTCCTGCTGACAATTTGCACACAACTGATGATCCAATAGAAGGATCTGGGGAAGGATCAGGTTTTTACATCCCAGAAAGCGAGGGTCCGACGGAAAAGCTTCAAGAAACAACAACGGCAATTTACGAAGAATTGAATCCGGGTCCAGTTCGCAAAATATTTGAGGAAGACTCTAGCACAGCAACTTCCGAATTTCCTATACCTCCACCTCCGTCAATCTATGAAGGAGGTGCGGATTGGCATAGTAGAACGAATTCAGAGACAGTTACCGAAACTGTTTTAGCTGCAACACCACAAATTATACGTGATACGACTGTTTCTGAACAAATTCGAGTAACGCAAGCCGCAGGGGTCTTAGGACAGGTGCCATCAAATAACGAAAATGTCGCGCCGCACAAAACGGGCACTTATGTTTGCATCGCTTTAATTGTTATCCTCCTTGTTAGTTTAATAGGATTTGCTATTGTGAAGGGTCAAATGAGGAAACGTAGAGACAGACGGCTATTGAGACAACAAAAGAGAGATGTAGAGAAAGCATCTAAAGAAATGGTAGATatgaataaatctttattaggTAAACCAGCACCTGTTGATACCCCAAtggaaaaaagaataaatggAAAATATGAGCTAGTGCCCACTCATGAAAATTATCCAAAGAAAGGTGATAATGGTGAAATTGGAAACGGCTTTAAGCCCAAAGACAGTAATGGCATAGATAGTCCTAGAGACTCAAATCAGAATAAACGTAGCTCGATTGATAACAATCTAACAGAAGACAGCCAGCTATCGCAACAAGAAACCTCATTCGACTCTGAACCAGCATCGCCTAGCTCCAAGAAGGATACTCACTCATTATCCAGCGAGGATATATTCGTTCCTATAAACGATGACGAAAATCCCAGATTAAATGGCAACGCTGATTCCGATATATCTCAACCGCTTATTAATGGTGACCCAATTAACGATGCTGATTACCTGTCGCCGTCACGAGAGTATGTGCCTGTTTATTCCCCCGACATGGGAAGGGTTCGAATCAAAATGACTGAGACGCCGAAGCCGAAAACGCCGGTACTAGTCACCAGAAGTAGATCAAACGCCGGAGACATCATTATAACACCAACAGTAGATGAAAACACACGTAAATCGACCACTTGA
- the LOC106714354 gene encoding insulin-like growth factor-binding protein complex acid labile subunit — MRLQGLLLLVMLASAEISDVDDSDSNDACYICKCSADKTNVDCSKRGLTGIPDGISEKVMRLNMSSNEISKFPENLNKLHHLVELDLSNNRVSSIPEDALNNMTSLELLNLSQNDFNSWLNLNPNEFLQPATNLKILDLSHNKFYTMDNLANQELLISPSLETLILDNCKITSIRGRSPLSGLINIRVFKINSNPLSRIQGLVSPTLKSFYASNCLLSSINHNELSYLPSLVYLQLSNNNGLVLYSSSNTVMSNSLKYLDVSYCNIMQISLAGFPNLRRALISHNVVRFLESNNFINNSKLEYLDLSYNNIGSLKSDTFRGLGTLKYLDLSWNEIAHIPEDSLLEMPSLTQLKLRRNYLTRVGHLSSTSVSVLDMSYCEINTMGKDFLEGWQSLVDLDLSHNLLSYIPDSLSSNTLKYLNFNFNRISAVNNATFYMLPRLRGLGVIGNRFTTVWSRSYFDSNPYLERLDLMDNMWRCDCADSNMFDFYEFVTLEPNKKEESYNLICNSPVNLVGQTWLEACYFSWNPTDKKANADALIWFIVVMIVGLALCLTLINVIRRSMNRRLAGLQEERLRQVEEARDRLRQLRMRAEQEALCNAPDPRDLVAPPSYDEALSMPKLTTSCQSLCDERTGKKKRRKGRRKTKSSGDLLEETERNGDLSVGDDLELNEAPETHRRRRRRRPRNFGSHEIAELDQSPGVRRRRMSEYGMSGNESFTVVVEPVLERPLRPRNRRYSIDDDEPRESDF, encoded by the exons ATGCGATTGCAAGGTCTTCTGTTGCTGGTGATGTTAGCGAGCGCGGAGATCTCCGACGTCGATGACAGCGACAGCAATGATGCTTGCTACATTTGCAAGTGTAGTGCTGACAAGACCAATGTGGATTGCTCCAAGCGTGGCCTCACCGGTATACCAGATGGCATAAGTGAGAAG gTGATGCGCCTCAATATGTCCAGCAACGAAATTTCAAAGTTTcctgaaaatttaaacaaactccACCATCTTGTGGAACTCGATCTAAGCAACAATCGAGTTAGTTCGATTCCAGAAGACGCTCTCAACAATATGACATCTCTTGAATTGTTGAACCTGTCgcaaaatgattttaattcaTGGCTAAATTTAAATCCTAATGAATTTCTGCAGCCAGCAACAAATCTTAAAATCCTCGACTTATCacataataagttttatacgATGGATAATTTAGCAAATCAGGAACTTTTAATAAGCCCGTCGTTAGAAACATTGATTTTGGATAACTGTAAAATAACTTCAATTAGAGGTAGATCACCTTTAAGTGGATTGATAAACATAAgggtgtttaaaattaattctaatcCTTTGTCAAGGATCCAAGGTCTTGTATCCCCAACGCTCAAGAGTTTCTACGCTAGTAACTGTCTATTGAGTTCCATCAATCATAACGAACTATCATACCTACCATCATTAGTATATTTGcaactgtcaaataataacggTCTAGTTTTATACAGTTCATCTAATACTGTAATGTCCAATTCATTAAAGTACTTAGATGTatcatattgtaatataatgcAAATCAGTCTTGCAGGATTCCCAAATCTTAGAAGGGCATTAATAAGTCATAACGTTGTAAGATTTCTAgagagtaataattttataaataactctaAATTAGAATACTTAGACTtatcatataataatattggcTCTCTGAAAAGCGATACATTTCGTGGACTAGGCACGTTGAAGTATTTAGATTTGTCGTGGAATGAAATCGCACATATACCTGAAGATAGTCTGCTAGAGATGCCGTCGCTGACCCAACTCAAGCTACGCAGGAATTATTTGACAAGAGTTGGTCATTTAAGTTCAACATCAGTCTCTGTCCTAGATATGAGTTACTGCGAAATAAACACTATGGGTAAAGATTTCTTAGAAGGTTGGCAATCGCTTGTTGATTTAGATTTGTCGCACAACCTTCTATCATACATCCCAGACAGTCTTTCTTCAAATACtcttaagtatttaaatttcaatttcaatcgAATAAGTGCTGTAAATAATGCAACTTTCTATATGCTACCTCGTTTAAGAGGATTAGGAGTAATCGGAAATCGCTTTACAACAGTTTGGAGTAGATCATACTTTGATTCTAACCCTTATTTAGAGAGACTGGATCTGATGGATAACATGTGGCGTTGCGATTGTGCGGACAGTAACATGTTTGACTTTTATGAATTTGTTACGCTGGAGCCAAACAAAAAAGAGGAATCGTACAATCTTATTTGCAACAGTCCTGTCAATTTAGTCGGTCAAACGTGGCTCGAGGCGTGTTATTTCTCTTGGAATCCTACCGATAAAAAGGCAAACGCTGACGCTTTGATATGGTTTATCGTGGTGATGATAGTAGGTTTAGCTTTATGTTTAACTTTGATTAATGTAATTAGAAGATCAATGAATCGCCGATTAGCTGGTCTGCAAGAAGAAAGATTGAGGCAAGTGGAGGAAGCCAGAGACAGACTGCGACAGCTACGAATGCGTGCCGAACAGGAAGCACTGTGCAATGCTCCTGATCCGAGGGATTTAGTCGCACCGCCGTCTTACGACGAGGCACTTTCAATGCCCAAGCTTACTACTTCATGCCAGTCGTTATGTGATGAGAGAACGGgcaaaaagaaaagaagaaaaGGCAGACGTAAAACAAAATCTAGTGGAGATCTGTTAGAAGAAACTGAGAGAAATGGTGATTTATCTGTAGGAGATGATTTGGAGTTGAATGAAGCTCCAGAAACCCATCGTCGACGACGTCGTCGACGGCCAAGGAACTTTGGTAGTCATGAAATAGCGGAGCTGGATCAGTCTCCTGGTGTACGTCGCAGACGTATGTCTGAGTATGGTATGAGCGGCAACGAGAGTTTCACAGTTGTGGTGGAGCCGGTGTTAGAACGCCCACTCCGGCCCAGGAACAGAAGATATTCAATAGATGACGATGAACCTAGGGAaagtgatttttaa